A stretch of DNA from Rhizobacter sp.:
TGTCACCACCTTTGCTGAGCAGCCACACGGTCACCGCTGCGATGACCACAAAACCCACGACGAGCTTCCACATTTCAAAAGTCCAGTTGCTTGGTTGAAAAAATCAGTCCTTGGCGTAGATGTCCACGTCCTTGGTTTCCTTCACGAACAGCACGCCGACCACGAAGGTCATGAGCGCGATGATGATCGGGTACCAGAGGCCGTTGTACATGTTGCCGGTGGCCGCCACGATGGCAAACGCGGTGGTGGGCAGCAGGCCGCCGAACCAGCCGTTGCCGATGTGATACGGCAGGCTCATCGAGGTGTAGCGGATGCGCGTCGGGAAGAGCTCCACCAACATCGCCGCGATCGGGCCGTAGACCATGGTCACGTAGATCACGAGCAGCGTGAGGATCGCCACCACCAGCACCTTGTCGATCTTGGCCGGGTCGGCCTTCGACGGGTAGCCAGCAGCCTTCAGCGTGTCGGCCACGTCCTTCTTGAAGGCGGCGATGGCCTTGGTGCTGGCCTCGTCGAACTTCGAGTTCACCACGTTGCCCACCGGCGCGGTCATGACCTTGTCACCCACGGTGATGGTGGCCGGGCCGCTGCCGGCCTTGTTCTCGTAGCTCACCGAGCTTTGCGCCAGGTAGCGCTTGGCGATGTCGCACGACGAGCGGAAGTCGATCTCGCGGGCAATCGGGCTGCCCTGGAACGAGCAGTCCTTCGGGTCGGCCGTCACCACCACCTGGGTCTTGGCTTGCGCCGCGGCCAGGTCGGGGTTGGCGGCCTTGGTCAGCGCACCGAAGAGCGGGAAGTAGGTGAGCGCAGCCAGCAGGCAGCCCGCCATGATGATGGGCTTGCGGCCGATCTTGTCGGACAGCGTGCCGAACACGATGAAGAACGGCGTGCCGATCAGCAGCGACACCGCGATCATGATGTTGGCGGTGGCCGGGTCGACCTTGAGCGCCTGCGTCAGGAAGAAGAGCGCGTAGAACTGGCCGGTGTACCAGACCACGGCCTGGCCGGCGGTGAGGCCCACGAGCGCCAGGATCACGATCTTCAGGTTCTTCCACTGGCCGAAGGATTCGGTCAGCGGCGC
This window harbors:
- a CDS encoding MFS transporter, giving the protein MTGEEKKVIFASSLGTVFEWYDFYLYGSLAPIIAKQFFAGLDPTSAFIFALLAFAAGFLVRPFGALVFGRLGDMIGRKYTFLVTILIMGLATFIVGVLPTYASIGVAAPVILIGLRMLQGLALGGEYGGAATYVAEHAPHGKRGAYTSWIQTTATLGLFLSLIVILGTRTAMGEAAFGDWGWRIPFLVSIFLLAISVWIRLSMNESPAFKKMKEEGKTSKAPLTESFGQWKNLKIVILALVGLTAGQAVVWYTGQFYALFFLTQALKVDPATANIMIAVSLLIGTPFFIVFGTLSDKIGRKPIIMAGCLLAALTYFPLFGALTKAANPDLAAAQAKTQVVVTADPKDCSFQGSPIAREIDFRSSCDIAKRYLAQSSVSYENKAGSGPATITVGDKVMTAPVGNVVNSKFDEASTKAIAAFKKDVADTLKAAGYPSKADPAKIDKVLVVAILTLLVIYVTMVYGPIAAMLVELFPTRIRYTSMSLPYHIGNGWFGGLLPTTAFAIVAATGNMYNGLWYPIIIALMTFVVGVLFVKETKDVDIYAKD